The sequence below is a genomic window from Sorangiineae bacterium MSr12523.
GACCGCGGCAATGGTGACTTCTGCGTCAATTTGCCCGCGGTGCCGGAGCACTACGTGCACGTATCGCTCGCGGACGGTCTGGCGCGAGGGCGGCTCATCGCTCACCTTTACGGGCCGCAAGAAGGGCGAGGGTACCTCCTGGCGGGCATCGAGCGTCCCGATCCCGGGGCGCCCTAAGGGCATCGCGTTTTACGTAAAGAGAGAAGGAGGCGGATGCGGCACGGTTGGTTCAGGGTAAGTCTCTTCGTCTTCATGTGGCTGATGCTCGCCACCAACGCGCGTGCCGACGACGCACACCCCACGACGGCCCCTTCGCTCACCTGGAATCCGTCCTGGCCGACGTTCCGGCCGGCGGAGTACATCGCCACCGGTCTAGCGGGCGCGGCCGCTGCGAGTATATTTTTTCTCATGAAGCCGCCGAGCCAGCCGCATTGGACCGGCGGCATTCTGTTCGACGATGCCGCCCGCGATGCCTTCCGCATCGGCTCGCAGAACGGCCGTGACACGGCGCGTCGCGTGAGTGATTTCACCGCGGCGGGCACGGTGGTACTCACCCTGGGCATCGATTCGCTTTTGATTCCGATGCTGAGGAAGAGCGACAAAGTCGCGATGCAGCTCACCTTGATGAACCTCGAGGCATTTGCGTTCAGTACGCTCCTCACGAACACGCTCTTCACCGGTGTCGGGCGGGCGCGCCCCTCCTACGAGGAGTGCCAGCGCGATCCGACGAGCGATCGGCTGTGCAGCTCGGGAGCGACCGCGTCGTTTCCCAGCGGCCATGCCAACGGTGCATTCACCGCGGCGGGCCTTTCCTGTGCGCACCACGGACGGCTTCCGCTCTGGGGCGGCGGCGTGGCCGATGCGATGGCCTGCGTCGGCAGCTTGTCCCTCGCCGTGACCACGGCGAGCCTTCGCGTCGCGGGCGATCGACACTACGTGACAGACGTGTTGACGAGTGCAGGAATCGGATTTGGTTTCGGCTACGGCGTGCCGACCTTGCTTCACTACGCCGTCGGAGGCACGGTCGGCGAGACCAAGTTGGGCAGCGCAAAGTTCTCGCTCGTGCCCATGGGGGGCGATCGCTACGGGGTCATGGCGGTGGGGAGCTTCTGACGATGCGGAGCATGCGGGCGTGGATCATGCGGGCGTTCGACATCCGTTCGGGTGAAGGACGTCTTGCCGCGCTCGCGTTTGCCACGCTCCTGCTCCTCATCACGGCGCACACCATTCTGGAAACCGCGCGCGATGCGCTGCTTTTGATGCGGCTTCCGCCGCGCGAGCTCGGCATCGTCTACATCGCGGTGGCCATTTGCGCCTTGCCC
It includes:
- a CDS encoding phosphatase PAP2 family protein, whose amino-acid sequence is MRHGWFRVSLFVFMWLMLATNARADDAHPTTAPSLTWNPSWPTFRPAEYIATGLAGAAAASIFFLMKPPSQPHWTGGILFDDAARDAFRIGSQNGRDTARRVSDFTAAGTVVLTLGIDSLLIPMLRKSDKVAMQLTLMNLEAFAFSTLLTNTLFTGVGRARPSYEECQRDPTSDRLCSSGATASFPSGHANGAFTAAGLSCAHHGRLPLWGGGVADAMACVGSLSLAVTTASLRVAGDRHYVTDVLTSAGIGFGFGYGVPTLLHYAVGGTVGETKLGSAKFSLVPMGGDRYGVMAVGSF